GATGAAATGACTTTGGAACAACTCAAAAGGCTTGACGCTGGAAAAGGAGAGAGAATACCAACTCTGCAAGAAGCTTTGGATGAATTTTCTTCACAGGTCGGTTTTGTGCTCGAAGTCAAGGTGCCAGGTACTGAAAATTCAATAGCAAAAATGGTGATTAACAAAAGAACTGAAGCCAGTACGTACATCGTTTCTTTTTATCATCGCTCTATACTTAGAATTAAACGAAATTACCCTAAAATCAAATGTGGCATTATATATTCATGTGATCCTATTAATCATATAGCATTAGCTTCTGCTTCAATGGCCGACACATTAGTTCCGAACTATAATTATGTAACGAAGAGACTAGTCTCAGACGTACACAAAACTCACTTAGAGATTCATACTTGGACAGTTAACAGCGAAGAAATCGCGAAGAATCTCATTCTTTTAGGAGTAGATGGCATTACTTCTGATTATCCTGATGTCGTAATTAATGCAGCGCGTCATGTGAAAGACAAATAGGATGTCTCTTGGAAATCTTAAACATAAATCGACTCATGTATAAAGGAACGTATTGAATGGCTGTACCGTTATCACAAATACAAAGCAAGTTTTCAAAGAGAATTTGGTCCCACTTTTCCATGATACAAGTTAAGAGGAGGCATTTTTTCGGTGCAACAGATCAAGAACTTATTCTTATCATTTGAAGTTCTCATGAAATCGGTAGCTGTAGTAAAGAGCTATTGGTAATTTGTCCCACACGATAAACTTACCTGTACAAGTTTAAGCATATGTAGCCAAAGCTCTTAGAATGTCAGTCTTCGTAACTATTCCTAATACCTTTCTCTTGTTATCTACTACTGGTAGACCACTAATTTTATGCATAAGCATTAGCTTGGCGGCTTCTGCTAGATCTGTCTTTTTCTCAGTTGTGATTGGATGTCTGGTCATGAAGTCCCGTACTGTGAGAAGATGTATGTATTCTTTCGGCACCATTAAACCAGACCTGTACACGATCGGTTCATCATCCCTTGTCCTCTGTTTGGATATAAACGGGACTATAGTAACCATGTCTGATAAGGTCAACATGCCTTCTAATATTCTGTCAGCCACTACTAGATGTGAGATCTTTCTACTTTCCATCAAATATGCGGCATAAAATATCGTTTGGGAAGGTTTAATGGTTATTGCTGGACTCGACATGAACTGTTGCACAGACGCCTTTCCTCTCATACTAAGAGCGAAGAAAGCACAAAGGTCCGTTTTTGTAATTATTCCAGCCAAGTCTCCGGCTTTGTTAACTACAACAAGAGAACTAGTATGAACATCATACATTTTTTTAGATGCTTCCTGTATAGTTGATGACTCTTGTGTTATTATTAAAGGATGACTCATTATCTTTTCGGCTGAAACGTCGTCCAGATCAACACCGCTTGTATCTTTTATTGCAAAACGCAATATGTCTTTGTCTGTTATTATACCAACAGGCACGTTCTTTTCATCAACTATGACAATTCTACTTATCTTCCTTTCAATCATGGACCTCCTTATATCCAAAATCTTGTCTGTTTTCTTTGCAACTAAAACGTTCTTGGTCATGAGATCAGAAACTGGTATCATCGTATATCCTAGCAGTCAAAGGTAATAAAACACTTCGTCGATTCTACTACAGTCTAGTCCTGTTAAGTTCTTTTGTCAGAAATTGAAAAGTGGACGTATTGCTTTCAGTTTTCAGAAATTCAGTTAGATCATCTTCATCATCCAAATCAAGTCCGATACCCGTTGAATAATAAGCAACTGTCTTCAAACCTTTCTTTTGTGCTTCCGCAAAATGCTTTTCAAAACTGTTATCATCATAATGAAGATCAATTCTTTTATCCCTGAGCATTAGAAGCAGGTTAGTGCCATCCATTTTTCTTGACGGAGAAATTATAAGTTCAAACCCATAAAGAAACAAACGTATAGTGATTTCTAGATCGTTAATCGAAAGAAGTGGTATGTCAGCAGGGAGTAAAATCCAACCATCGTAGTTTGTCAATCTAGATATGGCAAAAAGAATAGCACCATTTACTCCAGTTTCAACAGGTTCTTTTATAAATCTGACAGATTCACAATCTAATCGTTTAAGAAGAGTTTCATCGGAAGTTACAATGAAAGTATCATTAATCATTTTTGCTTTGTTAATCGTTTTGAGCATATCAGCAAGCATAGTTAACTGTAGTGCCATTCTCTCTTCCAATGTCATTATTTTACTTAGTCTGCTCTTTGGTTCAAGCTGTTTAAGGGGGATTATTATTGCAAGACGCTTCAAGATTCACACCCTTAAGACTTCAGCGGCCAGTCTAACCTGGTCTTCAATGCTTTTCATAATTATATTGGTTGGAATACATTCTATACCCAAAGACCTAATTTCACTACAAAAACCCTGATCATTTGTATTCACCATGAGAACATCTATTAAGTCTTCATACAGCTTGGCAACTCCCACACAATCGACCCTTGCGCCCGTTGCTTCCATAAACTTTCCAGCAGGACCACTTATAGGAGAGGACCCTACCAATGGAGAAATTGCAACCTTGCGCGCTTTGCTACTTAATATTGCATCCTTCATACCCTTTATTGCAAGAATTGGGCCGATACTACTCACAGGGTTAGCAGGACAAAGAATGATTCTTTCTGCATCTTGTAATGATTTAACTGTTTCAGGAGAAGGTTCAGCATCTTCACCTCCTTTATATTCTATTCCGTAAACTCTGGGTTTTCCTTGTTCCCTGACCCAGAATTCCTGTAAATGCAAGGAACCCATGTCCGTTTTAATATATGTAGTTACTTCGGAGTCGGTGCATGGAATTACTTCATGCTTCACGTTTAAAGATCTTGTCAAATATTTCGTCACATCCGTTAATCTCTTACCTTCCCTGATCATTTTTGTTCTGATTATATGGACTGCTAGATCTTTATCTCCTACTCTGAACCAAGTCGGAAAACCTAACACTGAAAGTTGAGCAAGCGCGTTGAATGTGTCATCTTTTATTCCCCATCCTTTGTTGTCTAGAATCCCTGCAAGGCAATACGTAGCTATATCTATATCCGGGCAGATATAAAGCCCATACAACCAAATATTGTCTCCAACATTTGAAACTACGGTAAATCTGTCGATCAAACGGTCTAACCCGGTGAGGAGTTTGGCTGACCCTGTTCCTCCAGCCAGAATGACTATTCTCAATTATTATCACTTCATTCTAGCCCTTTCTGACATTTATGTAATTAGCTTGGTCGTCATTCAATAAGGCTAAACAATTTATATATCAACCTAGTCAAAGTTCTACTTGGTTATGGTTGAAAGGGTAAGCATCCAGCATATCCCGGAGGAATCTAGGCATGGAAGACCATTTAGCATATTTACTCTATGGCTAGCTTCCAATCTAACAATTGCGGATTACGCATTAGGATTGCTTTTGTATGGGTTACCTTGGAACTCTATAATCACGATTGTCATCGTTGGAAATATAGTCGGGTCGTTTTTGCTAGGGCTATCTGTAGCCATGGGACCAAAGATGGGTTATCCACAAATGATGATCTCACAAGGAACTTTTGGTCGTCTAGGCAACAAACCATTTGCACTATTGAATTGGATAAGCACTGTTGGATGGTACACAGTAAATACAATTCTAGGCAGCTATTCTCTAAAAGTTCTGAGCGGACTAACCTTTATCCAAGCAGCGTTAATTCTCTCTATAGTGCAAGCGATAATCGCAATATATGGTCATGATATTATCCATAAATTTGAAAGAGGAATGGCAGTAGTCCTAGGGCTTCTTTTTGTTGGAGGCATTATTTTTCTTTATCCTAGGTTTGCTCTAATGTTACATGCATATGTAACGACAACACATATAAGTCCTTTTACAGCCGCGATTGTGTTCGGAGCCATTTTTTCATACATAATGAGTTGGTCTCCCTATGCAAGTGACTACTCAAGATACCTCGATAAAGAGGTCAGCATTAAGAGAGTTATTCTTTATTCTGTAGCAGGTGGCGCTCTGGCCAGTGCCATATCTGAAATTTTCGGAACAATGGTATACATTGTGGCTGGAAATCCGAGATTAAATCCAATTCAGGCTGCAGGTTCACTTGGTAGTATGCTGGCCTTGATAACAATATCAGCGGTGGCACTCGGCGCTTTATCTGCTAATGTGCTTAATTTATATACAAACTCATTATCAGCCGTAACATTCTATCAAAAAGCTAGAAGGATACAAACAGTAATAATTGCGGTTATTTTAGGATTCATCTTGGCTGTGATTGGTGGTACCAATTTTGAAACTTTTTATGAGGACTTTTTACTTACTTTAGATTACTGGATAACTCCTTGGCTGGGGATTATGATTGTAAGTTTCTACATAAAGAAGTTGACGTTTAAAGACGTTGAATCACCAACCAGAATCAAGGCGACCGGGCTACTCGCATATGTTATTGGAATACTTGTTTCCTTACCTTTCGTGAATCTAAGTCCATATGGTATACACTTCAAAGGCTTCATTGTCAATTATCTTGGAGGAGCTGATATCAGTTATTTTATTTCATTCGTATCAGTTATATTCTTTTATCTGATAATGGACAGAATCTCGAGACTACACCCAATCAGCTAAATGATCTTTTACCAGTTAGGTTCAAAGCGAAGCTTATTCTTTTCAGAAAATTTCTGTATGCTATTCGGAAATGGAGTCGAAAAGCATAGAATATTTTTTATAACAGTGTTATAAGATGAGCTAAGAAAATCATGGGGAGTCTAACGATCAGTGCAGTCATTCATAGCACCAAGAGGAAGGTTGAGATCATCAGCATTTCAGAGAAAAGGGGGTAAATTGATGAGCCAATCAATCGACAAGGAATTATTAGATTTATTTGAATCAGAAGTTAAGTCTAGACTTCCTCACATAGATCCAATTGACGGAAAGGTGAGAAACCCGACCCCTATGATGAATATAACTGATGTATTGCTTGAATGCGCAAAAAAGGAATATGAACTAAACATATTTTCTGAGGACGTGAGAGTTTTCGGAAAACTCGAATCACAACTGCCGAGTGGTTCAGTTAAGATAAGACCTGCATTGAAAATATTCGAAGATGCTATTAAGAAGGGTAAGCTAAGAAGAGGTCAAACAATCTTTGAAGCTACTTCTGGTAATTTTGGGTTGGCTCTTGGTATGATTTCAAGATTAGGATTGAATGTAGTCGCCCTTGTATCAAGGAAACTTCAAGACGGAGTTCTGAACGAATTAAAGCAAAGCGGTATTAAAATCATTGACCTCGATGTAGACATCTGTCCTGCTCCAGGGAGAGATGACAGGGACGATACATTTACAACGCAAATCACACAAGAATATCTCAGAACAGAGTTGATCAATTACGGCTTTGACATCACTTTATTCGATCTGCATAGAAACGAAATAGAAAGGCTATTGGCAAAACAAGACATAATCAATTTGGCCAAGCTTTTAGCAAAGATATATGATGGCTTTTGCCCCGAACAATACGACAACGAATTGAATGTGATTGCACATATAGAAACAACTGCAAAAGAGATAGATCAACAACTAAAAGAAATTGGAGAGAGTCTATCAGATTACAATATAATCTGCACATTCGGGACAGGAGGTACCTCGCTTGGGCTAAGTAGGTACATCGCGAGTAACTATGGCAAGAAATCCGTTCATGTTGTATTTCCTCTAGCGGATCAGGACGTTGCAGGAATAAGGACAAAATCAAAAGCTTTAGGACTTCCTTTCTACCGACCGGAAGAGTATGCCGGAGAACACGAAACTGACTTTGAACCAGCCAGACGGTTGCTAAAATTCTTTACTCAACGAGGTTATGATATTGGAGAGAGCAGCGCTCTGGCACTTTATGCTACATTACAGATGCTTAATTATGGGGTGTCACGTAAATTCATTGTGATGTTACCAGATGGTATAAGCAAATACTCGAATAACCTGATCGAAATAAGTGAACCTAAATATGAAGTTACCAGAGAAGATATAATCATGAATCCGCAAGAATACGATACTATTATCTGGGCTCATACGATGTTTATACCAAGAGAACAATACCTAAAGCACATACTTTCAAATCTTGCCCTGCAAGATAAAAGAATACTGGTATTGAAATCTTCTGATGTAAGAAAGATTCTTCTTACAAAAGAAATACCAGAAACACTTCTAAGAGAACTCAATCACGGTAGCAAAAAGAGTCTTGTCATGTGCGTCGCTGGGTCAAACTCATTAAGCCTAGCAAAGCTATTCAACAAAAAGGGAGCAAAGGCTAATAGTTTGGCAGGTGGTTTGGCTGGACTACTCAAGTACGACAATAACCTCCTTTCAAACGTGCTTGAGGTTTCTACTTCATGAACATTTCTATTAGTCTATGAATCATCCGGTGATAGAGGAGCCAGATAGAAAGAGACGTAACCCAGATCATAACTTCCACTGTTAAAGACCTCAGTTATACGGACAGGAGACCTATCCCCCAGGTCAACATCTATGATATTTGGTTTCCATAAATCAATAAAATCCATGATGTATGTTGAATAAAATCTACTAAACACTTTCCCATTAATCTGCATATTGTATACCTGTGGTGAATTGTGCTCGAGCTTGCAAACAACACCATTGCTGTCATTCTTTGCGGAAAAGTAAAAACACTCGTTTTCTGCAATAATGGTTATATCTTCTGACACCACTTTCATATCTTCCAAGACATCCTTGAGCAATCTTGATGGGATCCTCAATGAGGCTTGAAATTCTATTTTCGGTAGTTCTGGGTAGCTGCCGGTGAACAACTCACAATCCATGGTGTATTCTGCTTTACTATTTCCATCAAACATGACTAACAGTTTACTTCTTCCAATATCTTCTGATATCAATTCGACCCTCCTCGCACTCTTGACACCCCTTGAGAGTATCGTAAGCAAACTGTCTAGGTCGAACGTTATATTTACAGGGGGTTGAATTACAGAGAATGATTCGAATACATTCTTTTCAAATCTGAATTCGATCATCATTATATGTTGTGCGTCCATTACTCGGGAGAAGACACCATTGTCTGTTATCATCACACTGACCCGGTCTGTCAGTTTTGATAATGTCCTGAACAACCTGTAAATCATCTCAACTCTTGACCCGATTCTAAGAGAAAATCCCTTTTTCCCATATTGTGTGCTGATTTCGTTTATGGCTTCACTTTTGTCATCAACAATTGTATTAGAACTCATCTCTAGAGGAAAATAAAACACACGTTTATAACGGCAAGTAATCAGGAAATGTAAAATAAAATGAACGTGTTTATCAATTTCGTTAAAATTAAGGCGTCATAACGATAAGTTGAAAAGATTAAAGAATAAGAACTACAGAGGATAAGACGAAGGGATGAGTGGAACAGGGAATAAAGAGTTAAAGAATTCGAGTAGAAAGATACGCAATATAGTGATGAAAATAGGTCGCATTCAGACCGTAAAGGCAAACTCCCCTCGCTTTGCAAAATTTATAATCAAAACACCTTCCGGCTCTCAGGAGATAAACAGAGCAGTCATAAATGAAATAATTGATCTGGCCTACATCGAAAGGGTTCAGGTTACTATGGACAGGTTCCTTGTAGAGAAGCGTGGCAACACGATGATTTTACAGAAGATAGACACCTTCAAGCATTGACTAATAGCAAAAAGAATACATTCATTAAGCAATGTGATTTGTGCAATAGTAGGGAATGATCATTCTAACTAACGATGATGGAGTATACAGTCCTGGCATTATGGCCTTAGCCAAATCTTTGAGGGAAATAGCAAACGTTAAGGTTGTTGCTCCAAGGGGAGCTCAGAGCAGTTCTGGTATGAGTATAACATTCCATAGACCCTTAACAATGAGCAGTGTAAAACAGAGAGATTACGAAGCTACAGCCTTAACGGGTACACCCGCAGACTGCGTCTTCGTAAGCATACACAGATTATTCAAAAAGAAAAGGATCGACATGATAGTATCTGGAATAAATTTGGGGGAGAATGTTAGTATGCAATCTTTTTTCTCATCCGGTACAGTTTCAGCCGCAATGTCGGGTTCCATTGTAGGAATAAAGTCAATAGCATTCTCCAAGGTCATAGCAGAATCAAGAGACCTGTTAACAGAAAGAGAATTCAAAACTTCAGCAGAATGGGCAAAAAAGATAGTTAGTTTCCTCCTCAAAGACGGCTTTCCTCCAGGTGTGGACTTGTTGAATGTAAACTTTCCTCAAAAAGTTACAAGAAGGACAAAAATAAGCATTACATCTATGGCAAAAGAAGTGTTTGAAGACTATGTTATCGGGCGAACAGACCCTCGAGGAAACAAATATTTTTGGCTGGCAGGAGACAAAAAAGTCATAGCGGAACGAGGAACTGATGCGTTCGCAACACTTACACGGGGAGAAATTTCTATTACGCCTATCAGTGTCAGTGCCATACAAAAAGAATCGGACAAAAAAGTTCACGCACATCTTAGCAAGTTGCTCGAATACGTGGCTTGATCTAAACAGTGTATGTGTTATGAAAAACAGTCAGATTCTTGGCTTAATAATGATCATCTCTGGTATCGGCATCCTGTATATATTTCGTGCTTTGTTAATAAAATTCCTAATATTATTCCTGGGCTTAATAGTATTATTCTTAGGAGTAATACTATTAGTAGGCGGGATTGGACTAATAGTTGGTAGAATTTCGGTTCGCAAACACAAAACAAATTTATGATAAACCGAGCTTCTTCCTCAATTCCAAAGCTTTGTCCGTCCTTTCCCACGTGAAATCAGGGTCTTCCCTTCCAAAATGACCATAGCACGCAGTCTTCCTGTAAATTGGTCTAAGCAGGTCCAGATTTTTTATAATAAGTCTTGGGCGCATATCAAAGACTTGTTGAGCCACTTCACCAATCTTTTCATCGTCAACTTTCCCTGTACCAAATGTATCGACCATGAATGATACTGGCGTAGCCATACCTATTGCATATGCTACCTGAACCTGACACTTATCAGCCAAGCCAGCAGCCACAATATTTTTGGCTATGTAGCGAGCCATGTAGCTTCCTGATCTGTCTACTTTTGTAGGGTCTTTTCCTGAATAGCAGCCTCCGCCATGCGCAGCGAATCCTCCATAAGTGTCCACAATGATCTTTCTACCTGTGAGTCCGGTGTCGGCTAATGTTCCTCCGATTACGAACCTACCAGTTGTATTGACGTAATACTTGGTATCATCATCTATCAGGTTCGGCGGTATAGATTTCTTAATTACTTTCTCGATGACATCCTTTCTCACTCTATCTATGTCAACAGCTTCACTATGCTGTGCTGCAACTACTACCGAGTCTACGCGTACCGGTTTGCCATCTTCATACTGTACTGTAACTTGTGATTTTCCGTCTGGCCTTAAATAAGGCAAAACGCCGCTCTTTCTTGTATCAGCAAGTGTTTTAACTATCTTGTGAGCTAGCATGATAGGTAAAGGCATAAGTTGTGGTGTTTCCTTTGTAGCGTAACCGAACATCATTCCTTGATCACCAGCACCCATCTCTTCTAGAGGTTTGTTGACTCCCATAGCAATATCTGGAGACTGTTCTTCAATGGAGACTAACACTCCACAAGTTTCCCAATCTAGGCCATCTTTTGCATTGTTGAAACCGATATCTTTCAGTACCTCCCTCACAATCTGCTTTATGTTAACATAGCTGGTTGTAGTTATTTGACCAGTAACTATAACTGTGCCCTGCATGATTAATGTTTCACAATCTACCCTACAGTCTTTGTCCTGCGCTATTATGGCATCCAGTACGGCATCAGATATTTGGTCTGCAACCTTGTCTGGATGACCTTCTGCTACACTCTCTGACGTGAAGAGGTATTTTCGTGTCATGCTTCAACCTACCCAATAGCACCGGGCTTTAAGTAATTCACCATATATCCAAAGGGGATTAGTGTGAAATTTGAGTGTAGAAACCAAACAAATATTCTAGGAAACGGTTTCTTTATTCATGGGCCAAACAGTACATTCCCTTATGTCTTTAGAACCAATGATGAACTGCGTAACCCTGTTAAGACCTATCCCGCAACCCGAATGTGGGCAACCACCAAATTCCTTGTAGAAATTAAGATACCAGCCGAAATCGTTAATATTACCTCCTCTTTCCTTGAGCATGGCCAACATACTCGATTCCGTTAACCGACGCAATAGTTTCTCGTATTCATATTCACGTTCAGCCGCACCAGCAGCCTCACCACTATAGGGTAGCAATAAGTCTGCACTGTTTACGATTCGCGAATCTAACTCATTCTGTTTCATGTTGAAGAATTTGATCTCTTTTGGATAGTGCGTAACAAAGAGTGGACTTTTCCCAAAGTATTCAACCAAGTACTGTTCATGCTGGTTTTTCAAATCATCACCCCAGCTGACTCCCATGTCTTTCAGAACTTCAACCGCTTCACTGTATGTGACTCGTTTGAAAGGAAGTGATACGCCGTTCAAGCGATCTATATTAACTCCAAGAATCTCAAGATCACCAGTGCAGTTTTGTAGAACTTCTTTGATCATGTAGTATACTATACCTTCAATGTGAACTAGTAGCTCATCGAACGAACCCTTGAATTCTATCTCTACCAACGTGAATTCCACCAGATGCCTTCCATCGACGGTTGGCTCGGCCCTAAAACTAGGCCCAATGGCAAAGACTTTGTCTAAATAAGGCGTCAGGACCTCAAGGTATAACTGACCTGTCTGTGCAAGGTACCTCTTTTCACCGAAGAAATCGACTTCAAACATAGTAGCCACATTTTCACAGGCACCTGTAGCCTTTGTCAAGTGAGGAACTGTTACCTCAATGAACCCTTTTTCAGCTAGGTACTTTCTGGCTCCAAATAAAGCCATGGCTTCTATTCGCGCGACTGAATGTATTCTCTTATCGGAAAAGAGCCTGTATCTACTGACTGTATTGAAAAGGCCTAACGTTGCGTTCGGGTCGTTTTCAACACCAATTTCTTTCTGGATATGAACCCGCGCCAACTAACTGAGAAAGTCAGATTTAAACTTCTTCATACAAAGTAACATTTTTACATAGATATGTAAATATACAACAATATAAACAATATAATACTCAAGTCATGCTGGTGAATCACAATATTGCAGATTTCGGCAAAGCAGCTGGCTATACACTTGCTTAAATCCAGAAGTATAAAATACGGAAAATTTGTCTTATCAAGCGGAAAGCATAGCGATTACTATATAGATTTGAGACTTGTTCCCAGCCATCCAGATACTTTTGAGATTGTAATGAAAGCTTACTCGCAGGTACTGGAAAGGTTAAAACGAACTAGATTCAAAATTATAGCAGGGATTCCAACTACCGGTTTGATATTCGCGTCGGTATTGTCTTATAAGTACTCTTTTCCGATGATATACGTTAGAAAGGATGTTAAGGGGTACGGGATGAAAAAGGCGATCGAAGGTCACTATAACAATAACGACAAAATTTTGATAGTTGATGATGTATCAACTTCTGGAAGTAACATTTTAGACGCCGCTCAAAAATTAAGATTAGCAGGTTGTGTAGTGGAAGATGCAATAGTCCTCATCGATAGAAAAGAAAACGCCGAGGTGAACCTGATGAATAACGGAATCAAATTACACTACTTCACAACAATCGAAGAACTGCGACCTTACATAACTTATTCCACGGTTGTGAAAGAAAAAGATGAATCTTAATGCGCCAGACCCACAATCGAAGTATAGCTGTCGAACTCTTTTTGCTTCAAATATTCTTCAACGCCTTTAATGACATCTTTAAAGACCGTCCGGTCTGTAACATAAGCCGTACCTATTTGTATTAACGTCGCGCCCGCCAAGAAAAACCGAATTGCATCATCCCATCTAGCTATGCCACCACAACCAATTAATGGTATATTGACCTTCCCATATAGCTCATAAACACATCTTAAAGCTATATGTTTGATAGCTGTTCCGGAAAGTCCTCCGTAGACGTTAGATAAAGACGGTCTTTGTGAGATTATATCAATATCCAAAGCGCGAACTGTATTGATCACAGTAAGGGCATCTGCACCGCCCCTTTCAGCCTGTTTAGCTACTTCCACTATCTTTTCTGTATTTGGTGAAAGCTTGGCTATTACAAGTTTCTTAGTAGAATCCCTAACCTGTCTTACTATATCAAAAACGAGTGCAGGATCATGCCCAATATCAATACCAGTTCCTTTAACATGTGGACAGCTCAAGTTCAGTTCATATCCAGCAATCGATATGTCATCCAAACTTCTGACTATTTGACTATACTCTTCAGGTCCGCTTCCAAAAATTGAAACTATGGTATAAGGCAAGATATCGACAATATCGATAAGCTTTGTCTTAATGACGTTTACCCCTGGATTAGATAATCCGATAGCATTCAGAAGACCGCCTTCCACTTTTACGATATTAGGTGGTGGATAACCTTCTCTAGCTTCCAATCCTACAGACTTTGTTATAATGCCACCAGCTCCAGAATCTAAAGCATATTTCAGTTCTTCAAACGAATTTCCTACAACACCGGAAGCCAAAAGAAACGGATTAGGAAAGCGAACTTTACCTATTTTAGACAAGAACTTTTTTGCCATTGCGTTAAGGGATTACCATATCACTTTAATTAATTATTAAAGAAGAAAAGAAGAAATACCGTATGATTTGTAACAGAGCACAGTATTGTCAAGATTTAAGGAGTTGATGATAAGCAAAGCCAGACAAAACAACAGCAGGATAATTTTGGCGCTGGACGTAAAGGGTGAAGTAGAATCCAGATTAGAAAGGGCATTAACAATCTTGGATGAGGTTCACCAGAAGATTGCCTCAGTAAAAATCAATTTTCATCTCATTTTACCATTCGGTCTTGAACATTTGAGACCACTTCTGAAATATTGTTCAGAACATAGACTTCCAATAATAGCCGACCTCAAACTCAACGATATTGGATCTACGAATGAAGAAGTAGCGTCATTATTAATCAGATATGGTATTAATGCAATAATAGCTAATCCGATCGCAGGTTTTGATGAAGGTCTTGCAAGTCTCGTTGAACTTTCTTC
This portion of the Conexivisphaerales archaeon genome encodes:
- a CDS encoding glycerophosphodiester phosphodiesterase family protein, with amino-acid sequence MVSVIGHRGAAGYEPENTFRSFELAIKMGVQYVETDIRVTKDNHLVLIHDRNVSRTTNGFGNVDEMTLEQLKRLDAGKGERIPTLQEALDEFSSQVGFVLEVKVPGTENSIAKMVINKRTEASTYIVSFYHRSILRIKRNYPKIKCGIIYSCDPINHIALASASMADTLVPNYNYVTKRLVSDVHKTHLEIHTWTVNSEEIAKNLILLGVDGITSDYPDVVINAARHVKDK
- the cofC gene encoding 2-phospho-L-lactate guanylyltransferase; amino-acid sequence: MKRLAIIIPLKQLEPKSRLSKIMTLEERMALQLTMLADMLKTINKAKMINDTFIVTSDETLLKRLDCESVRFIKEPVETGVNGAILFAISRLTNYDGWILLPADIPLLSINDLEITIRLFLYGFELIISPSRKMDGTNLLLMLRDKRIDLHYDDNSFEKHFAEAQKKGLKTVAYYSTGIGLDLDDEDDLTEFLKTESNTSTFQFLTKELNRTRL
- a CDS encoding pyridoxal-phosphate dependent enzyme, which produces MQSFIAPRGRLRSSAFQRKGGKLMSQSIDKELLDLFESEVKSRLPHIDPIDGKVRNPTPMMNITDVLLECAKKEYELNIFSEDVRVFGKLESQLPSGSVKIRPALKIFEDAIKKGKLRRGQTIFEATSGNFGLALGMISRLGLNVVALVSRKLQDGVLNELKQSGIKIIDLDVDICPAPGRDDRDDTFTTQITQEYLRTELINYGFDITLFDLHRNEIERLLAKQDIINLAKLLAKIYDGFCPEQYDNELNVIAHIETTAKEIDQQLKEIGESLSDYNIICTFGTGGTSLGLSRYIASNYGKKSVHVVFPLADQDVAGIRTKSKALGLPFYRPEEYAGEHETDFEPARRLLKFFTQRGYDIGESSALALYATLQMLNYGVSRKFIVMLPDGISKYSNNLIEISEPKYEVTREDIIMNPQEYDTIIWAHTMFIPREQYLKHILSNLALQDKRILVLKSSDVRKILLTKEIPETLLRELNHGSKKSLVMCVAGSNSLSLAKLFNKKGAKANSLAGGLAGLLKYDNNLLSNVLEVSTS
- a CDS encoding CBS domain-containing protein encodes the protein MIPVSDLMTKNVLVAKKTDKILDIRRSMIERKISRIVIVDEKNVPVGIITDKDILRFAIKDTSGVDLDDVSAEKIMSHPLIITQESSTIQEASKKMYDVHTSSLVVVNKAGDLAGIITKTDLCAFFALSMRGKASVQQFMSSPAITIKPSQTIFYAAYLMESRKISHLVVADRILEGMLTLSDMVTIVPFISKQRTRDDEPIVYRSGLMVPKEYIHLLTVRDFMTRHPITTEKKTDLAEAAKLMLMHKISGLPVVDNKRKVLGIVTKTDILRALATYA
- the surE gene encoding 5'/3'-nucleotidase SurE; this translates as MIILTNDDGVYSPGIMALAKSLREIANVKVVAPRGAQSSSGMSITFHRPLTMSSVKQRDYEATALTGTPADCVFVSIHRLFKKKRIDMIVSGINLGENVSMQSFFSSGTVSAAMSGSIVGIKSIAFSKVIAESRDLLTEREFKTSAEWAKKIVSFLLKDGFPPGVDLLNVNFPQKVTRRTKISITSMAKEVFEDYVIGRTDPRGNKYFWLAGDKKVIAERGTDAFATLTRGEISITPISVSAIQKESDKKVHAHLSKLLEYVA
- a CDS encoding cytosine permease is translated as MVERVSIQHIPEESRHGRPFSIFTLWLASNLTIADYALGLLLYGLPWNSIITIVIVGNIVGSFLLGLSVAMGPKMGYPQMMISQGTFGRLGNKPFALLNWISTVGWYTVNTILGSYSLKVLSGLTFIQAALILSIVQAIIAIYGHDIIHKFERGMAVVLGLLFVGGIIFLYPRFALMLHAYVTTTHISPFTAAIVFGAIFSYIMSWSPYASDYSRYLDKEVSIKRVILYSVAGGALASAISEIFGTMVYIVAGNPRLNPIQAAGSLGSMLALITISAVALGALSANVLNLYTNSLSAVTFYQKARRIQTVIIAVILGFILAVIGGTNFETFYEDFLLTLDYWITPWLGIMIVSFYIKKLTFKDVESPTRIKATGLLAYVIGILVSLPFVNLSPYGIHFKGFIVNYLGGADISYFISFVSVIFFYLIMDRISRLHPIS
- the cofD gene encoding 2-phospho-L-lactate transferase: MRIVILAGGTGSAKLLTGLDRLIDRFTVVSNVGDNIWLYGLYICPDIDIATYCLAGILDNKGWGIKDDTFNALAQLSVLGFPTWFRVGDKDLAVHIIRTKMIREGKRLTDVTKYLTRSLNVKHEVIPCTDSEVTTYIKTDMGSLHLQEFWVREQGKPRVYGIEYKGGEDAEPSPETVKSLQDAERIILCPANPVSSIGPILAIKGMKDAILSSKARKVAISPLVGSSPISGPAGKFMEATGARVDCVGVAKLYEDLIDVLMVNTNDQGFCSEIRSLGIECIPTNIIMKSIEDQVRLAAEVLRV